A stretch of the Glycine soja cultivar W05 chromosome 13, ASM419377v2, whole genome shotgun sequence genome encodes the following:
- the LOC114381561 gene encoding uncharacterized protein LOC114381561 encodes MDTPPASPPPPLPPPPANADASPSTLKRTRKATRLRSLATRPPGAERPVVNVDPATDKADGPYKKKLRTYLGIVARDKVDVTYDTWKEVPTAQKDLIWEDIQAEFQIPEASDNRCSVQDSLDEQASQGSFVPHGRQDILTAAIGRPEHPGRVRAVGAGVTIKQYFGSASRTSRSSSSMPLEDLEQLTQQIRDQLEESITEKVTRKMMESFSQMQSQFQSRMQSQGIALPPEPEVGPSGPRVSTKESCVAPSGNNPGMGDSDKCGLYIEENPSRLVALGRLYEGSTTVHNIPLLHGQVKVGVEEVKDTEALVPVPTAEVTLVGQTLNTFLAWPTHLVKPVSPAKPPESPDEEVDDPLYLMTLTIPQLFLKPLQPSD; translated from the exons ATGGATACTCCACCTgcctcgcctcctcctcctcttcctcctcctcctgcaAACGCTGATGCGTCTCCATCTAcgttgaagcggacacgcaaggCGACACGGCTACGATCAttggccactagaccacctggggcAGAAAGACCTGTGGTCAACGTCGATCCTGCTACCgacaaggccgacggtccctacaagaagaaattaagaacatatttggggattgtcgctcgtgataaggtcgaCGTGACATATGACACCTGGAAGgaagtccctactgctcagaaggatttgatatgggaggatattcag gcggaatttcaAATCCCTGAAGCTTCTGACAATAGGTGTTCGGTACAGGATTCTTTGGACGAGCAGGCGTCACAGGGATCGtttgtcccccatggacgtcaggatatcctgactgctgccattgggcgaccagagcACCCTGGCCGTGTTCGTGCtgttggagccggtgtcaccataaagcaatactttggatcagcTTCACGAACATCCCGCAGTTCTTCCTCCATGCCTCTTGAAGACCTAGAACAGCTGACCCAACAAATCAGAGACCAACTGGAGGAgtcaatcacagaaaaagtgactcgaaaGATGATGGaatccttcagccagatgcagtcgcAGTTTCAGTCTCGGATGCAATCACAGGGAATTGCACTACCTCCAGAGCCAgaggttggtccctcaggtccTCGTGTCAgtacaaaggagagttgtgttgctCCCTCAGGGAACAATCCAGGGAtgggtgactcagacaaatgcggcctatatattgaagaaaatccttcccgcttggttgccctaggaagactttACGAGGGATCCACAACAGTTCACAACATCCCGTTGTTGCATGGccaagtcaaggttggtgttgaggaggttaaagatacAGAGGCTctcgttcctgtacccactgccGAGGTtaccttagtggggcagacacttaacactttccttgcttggccaacacatcttgtaaagc CTGTGTCTCCAGCAAAACCTCCAGAAAGCCCGGATGaagaggtcgatgatcccctgtacctgatgacattgaccatcccacaactgTTTTTGAAGCCGctccag Ccatctgactga
- the LOC114381928 gene encoding E3 ubiquitin ligase BIG BROTHER-related-like isoform X1: MEREEGKQPPQKTPLHNQHEQANSNNFVLEHNLQEQSGTFTTFASFESETEGESSFDDNDYDGDADFFLSQEFESELQFLESEGSNYNNDDDNDEDMEEDNIDVDELTYEELIELGDFIGQEKRGLSAHEICSCLHIHIFHSAENKSGIDRCVICQVEYEEGEPLVAIQCEHPYHTDCISKWLQIKKVCPICNTEISAPKMVS, encoded by the coding sequence ATGGAACGTGAAGAAGGGAAACAACCTCCCCAAAAGACCCCATTACACAATCAACACGAGCAAGCTAATTCCAACAATTTTGTTCTAGAACATAACTTGCAAGAGCAAAGTGGGACATTCACAACTTTTGCATCATTTGAAAGTGAAACTGAGGGCGAGTCTTCCTTTGATGACAATGATTATGATGGGGATGCTGATTTTTTCCTGAGCCAAGAGTTCGAATCGGAACTTCAATTTCTTGAGAGTGAAGGAAGCAATTACAACAACgatgatgacaatgatgaaGATATGGAAGAAGATAACATCGATGTAGATGAATTGACTTATGAAGAGTTGATTGAGTTGGGGGATTTTATAGGACAAGAGAAGAGAGGGTTGTCAGCACATGAAATTTGTTCATGCTTGCATATTCACATTTTCCATTCTGCTGAAAACAAAAGTGGAATTGATCGTTGTGTGATTTGTCAGGTTGAATATGAAGAAGGTGAACCTTTGGTGGCAATTCAGTGCGAGCACCCTTATCACACAGATTGCATAAGCAAGTGGCTTCAAATTAAGAAGGTTTGCCCAATATGTAACACTGAAATTTCAGCTCCCAAGATGGTTAGTTAA
- the LOC114381928 gene encoding E3 ubiquitin ligase BIG BROTHER-related-like isoform X2, producing the protein MEREEGKQPPQKTPLHNQHEQANSNNFVLEHNLQEQSGTFTTFASFESETEGESSFDDNDYDGDADFFLSQEFESELQFLESEGSNYNNDDDNDEDMEEDNIDVDELTYEELIELGDFIGQEKRGLNMKKVNLWWQFSASTLITQIA; encoded by the exons ATGGAACGTGAAGAAGGGAAACAACCTCCCCAAAAGACCCCATTACACAATCAACACGAGCAAGCTAATTCCAACAATTTTGTTCTAGAACATAACTTGCAAGAGCAAAGTGGGACATTCACAACTTTTGCATCATTTGAAAGTGAAACTGAGGGCGAGTCTTCCTTTGATGACAATGATTATGATGGGGATGCTGATTTTTTCCTGAGCCAAGAGTTCGAATCGGAACTTCAATTTCTTGAGAGTGAAGGAAGCAATTACAACAACgatgatgacaatgatgaaGATATGGAAGAAGATAACATCGATGTAGATGAATTGACTTATGAAGAGTTGATTGAGTTGGGGGATTTTATAGGACAAGAGAAGAGAGG GTTGAATATGAAGAAGGTGAACCTTTGGTGGCAATTCAGTGCGAGCACCCTTATCACACAGATTGCATAA
- the LOC114382750 gene encoding proteasome subunit beta type-3-A-like, translating into MSIFEYNGSAVVAMVGKNCFAIASDRRLGVQLQTIATDFQRISKIHDKLFIALSGLATDAQTLYQRLVFRHKLYQLREERDMKPETFASLVSALLYEKRFGPYFCQPVIAGLGDEDKPFICTMDCLGAKELAKDFVVSGTASESLYGACEAMFKPDMEPEELFETISQALLSSVDRDCLSGWGGHVYVVTPTEVKERILKGRMD; encoded by the exons ATGTCGATCTTCGAGTACAACGGAAGCGCCGTGGTGGCTATGGTCGGCAAGAACTGCTTCGCCATTGCCAGCGACCGAAGACTCGGCGTTCAGCTCCAAACCATAGCCACGGATTTCCAACGCATTTCCAAGATTCACGACAAGCTCTTCATCGCTCTCTCTGGCCTCGCCACCGATGCTCAAACATT gtatcAGCGTCTTGTTTTCCGGCACAAACTGTATCAGCTTCGTGAAGAGAGGGATATGAAACCAGAGACCTTTGCCAGCTTAGTCTCTGCTCTGCTTTATGAGAAAAG GTTTGGTCCATACTTTTGTCAGCCTGTAATTGCTGGATTAGGGGATGAAGACAAACCATTCATCTGCACAATGGATTGTCTTGGGGCAAA GGAGCTTGCAAAAGATTTTGTTGTTTCTGGAACTGCATCTGAGTCTCTGTATGGTGCTTGTGAGGCGATGTTTAAGCCTGACATG GAACCAGAGGAATTGTTTGAGACCATCTCCCAAGCACTGCTATCATCTGTAGATCGTGATTGTTTGAGTGGCTGGGGAGGACATGTCTATGTTGT CACGCCAACCGAAGTGAAGGAAAGGATTTTGAAGGGAAGGATGGATTAA
- the LOC114382145 gene encoding SWI/SNF complex subunit SWI3C-like, producing the protein MSPSPSFPSENRTKWRKKRKRESYKRNQKRHGGDEDDSDDDNEPDDNDDSDDQFRSPSAQFADPQRVEIEVVSPDGVQISRFPPAIRRAVTRPHAAVTAIAALEAGGDKSQHSSIPVLENVSHGQLQALSAVSADFFVIAPPSVLKGSGVVKRFGSRVLVVPMHSDWFSPASVHRLERQAVPHFFSGKSPDHTPEKYMECRNYIVARYMEDPGKRITVSSCQGLSVGVGNEDLTRIVRFLDHWGIINYCAPGPSHENSDNETYLKEDTSGAICVPSAGLRSIDSLVKFDKPKCKFKADEIYSSRTMHNTDISDLDERIREHLSENYCHYCSCSLPVVYYQSQKEVDILLCTDCFHDGRFVTGHSSIDFIRVDSTTDFGDLDGDSWTDQETLLLLEAVEVYNENWNEIAEHVGTKSKAQCILHFLRLPVEDGKLENINVSSLSLSSIVKNQEDNGRLHCCSNGDSAGPVHNSQDSDGRLPFANSGNPVMALVAFLASAVGPRVAATCAHAALAALSRNNSGSTSHIEAPDNDNRTNSESVHNRDGGHDGEVANSNQKNEDKSKVLGSCGQNEGGSTLLSAEKIKDAAKEGLSAAAMKAKLFADHEEREIQRLCANIVNNKLKRLELKLKQFAEIETQLMRECEQVEKVKQRLASDRSHIVSTRLGNGGTTPPMNVAGAGPSMVNNNSNGRQQMISASSSQPSISGYGNSQPVHPHMSFVPRPSMFGLGQRLPLSMIQQQHSASSDPMFNGPGNLQPTPNHSVSRPV; encoded by the exons ATGTCACCTtccccttcttttccttcaG AGAACAGAACAAAATGGAGGAAGAAGCGAAAGAGAGAATCCTACAAACGCAACCAGAAGCGTCACGGCGGCGACGAAGACGACTCCGACGACGACAACGAGCCCGACGACAACGACGACTCCGACGACCAATTCCGCAGCCCTAGCGCCCAATTCGCGGACCCGCAGCGCGTGGAGATCGAGGTCGTGTCGCCCGACGGGGTCCAGATTTCGCGGTTCCCGCCGGCGATCAGGCGCGCCGTGACCCGCCCCCATGCGGCGGTCACGGCAATCGCTGCGCTGGAGGCCGGCGGCGACAAATCGCAACACAGCAGCATTCCGGTTCTGGAGAATGTGTCGCACGGCCAGCTCCAGGCGCTGTCGGCGGTGTCCGCCGATTTCTTCGTCATTGCTCCGCCGTCCGTTTTGAAAGGCTCCGGCGTCGTTAAGCGGTTCGGGAGTAGGGTTCTTGTTGTTCCTATGCATTCAG ATTGGTTTTCTCCAGCCTCAGTGCATCGTCTTGAGAGACAAGCAGTGCCTCATTTCTTCTCAGGAAAGTCGCCAGATCATACGCCAGAGAAGTACATGGAGTGTAGGAACTACATTGTTGCAAGATACATGGAGGACCCAGGGAAGAGGATTACAGTCTCTAGTTGCCAGGGATTGTCAGTTGGTGTTGGTAATGAAGATTTAACTCGAATTGTTAGGTTCCTTGATCACTGGGGAATTATCAATTACTGTGCTCCGGGTCCAAGTCATGAGAATTCGGACAATGAGACTTACCTGAAGGAGGACACAAGTGGTGCAATATGTGTGCCATCAGCAGGTTTAAGATCCATTGATAGTTTGGTCAAATTTGACAAGCCCAAGTGTAAATTCAAAGCAGATGAAATTTATTCATCTCGAACAATGCACAATACTGATATTTCTGATTTGGATGAAAGAATAAGAGAGCATCTATCTGAAAACTATTGCCATTATTGTTCTTGTTCTCTTCCTGTTGTGTACTACCAATCACAAAAGGAG GTTGATATTTTACTCTGCACTGATTGCTTTCATGATGGGAGATTTGTCACTGGTCATTCTAGTATAGATTTTATAAGGGTGGATTCAACTACAGATTTTGGTGATCTAGATGGGGATAGTTGGACTGATCAAGAGACTTTGCTGCTGCTTGAAGCAGTGGAGGTTTACAATGAGAATTGGAATGAAATTGCTGAGCATGTTGGCACCAAGTCGAAAGCACAATGCATTCTTCATTTTCTCCGTTTACCTGTAGAAGATGGAAAGTTGGAAAATATCAATGTTTCAAGTTTGTCTTTGTCATCCATTGTGAAGAATCAAGAGGATAATGGAAGATTGCATTGTTGCTCAAATGGGGATTCTGCAG GACCTGTACATAACAGCCAAGATTCTGATGGCAGGCTTCCTTTTGCAAATTCTGGAAATCCAGTTATGGCACTG GTTGCCTTTTTAGCCTCTGCTGTTGGACCAAGAGTTGCTGCAACTTGTGCTCATGCAGCATTAGCTGCATTGTCAAGGAATAATTCCGGGAGCACGTCACATATAGAAGCACCGGATAATGATAATAG GACAAATTCAGAAAGCGTGCATAATAGAGATGGTGGCCATGATGGAGAGGTTGCAAATTCAAATCAGAAAAATG AGGACAAGTCAAAAGTACTTGGTTCATGTGGTCAAAATGAGGGAGGGTCAACCCTGCTATCTGCTGAGAAAATCAAAGATGCTGCCAAAGAAGGCCTCTCTGCTGCAGCAATGAAAGCTAAATTGTTTGCTGATCATGAAGAGCGAGAAATTCAGAGGCTATGTGCCAATATTGTTAATAATAAG TTGAAAAGATTGGAACTGAAGCTGAAGCAGTTTGCAGAAATTGAAACACAGTTGATGAGAGAATGTGAACAAGTTGAGAAGGTGAAGCAGAGGTTGGCTTCTGATCGGTCCCATATTGTATCAACACGTCTTGGAAATGGTGGAACCACTCCGCCAATGAATGTTGCAGGTGCTGGTCCATCCATGGTTAACAACAACAGCAATGGTAGGCAACAAATGATTTCTGCTTCTTCCTCACAACCTAGCATCTCAGGATATGGCAATAGCCAACCAGTTCATCCACATATGTCCTTCGTCCCACGGCCTTCAATGTTTGGGTTGGGGCAAAGGCTGCCACTTTCTATGATTCAACAACAACATTCAGCTTCTTCAGATCCGATGTTCAATGGCCCCGGTAATTTGCAGCCTACTCCCAATCATTCAGTGTCGAGGCCGGTGTGA
- the LOC114381562 gene encoding protein DOWN-REGULATED IN DIF1 11-like, giving the protein MATFSNISLMVLCFIISSSLMVKIGLSQDAPEPSNAPGPMSSYVKYLANCGSHLSPNCGDEVFSAIFFGNKTVSNGCCDKLVNDVGKVCHDDMTKYILTLPKFRAHKIQILKRSEKVWFDCDLQDYPFGPDGPES; this is encoded by the coding sequence ATGGCTACATTCAGCAACATTTCTCTAATGGTCCTATGTTTCATTATTAGTTCTTCCTTGATGGTCAAAATCGGGCTTTCACAAGATGCTCCGGAACCATCAAATGCACCAGGGCCAATGTCATCGTATGTCAAGTATTTAGCCAATTGTGGGTCTCATTTGTCCCCAAATTGTGGTGATGAGGTATTCTCAGCAATATTTTTTGGTAACAAAACAGTTAGTAATGGTTGTTGTGACAAGCTTGTGAATGATGTTGGGAAAGTGTGCCACGATGATATGACAAAGTATATTTTGACATTGCCTAAGTTCCGGGCCCATAAAATTCAGATCTTGAAGAGGAGTGAGAAGGTTTGGTTTGATTGTGATTTGCAGGACTACCCTTTTGGACCCGATGGTCCTGAATCATGA